Proteins from a single region of Pseudomonadota bacterium:
- the hprK gene encoding HPr(Ser) kinase/phosphatase, with product MKGVTVQELNDNKSYGLELEVISGFKGLSRKIYNQRIQKLGLVVTGHTVYLHPHRVQILGSTEISYLRSIENQECLKIIKELCKHDVVCFIVTRNLKVPEYFLTETEEKGIPLLRSRLTTSVFIERITKLLEEKLAPSTTVHGVLVDIMGVGILIIGRPGIGKSENALELIMRGHRLIVDDVVYVKKMGAIDLYGESPEMIENLLEIRGIGVVDIGRLFGVSSVRKKIKIDFVVELVDWNQKEEYDRIGFQEDKYRLLSIDLPLVRIPISPGRNVSTIIELACRNYILKKQGINTALELEEKMLKSMKVEEIS from the coding sequence ATGAAGGGCGTAACGGTTCAGGAACTCAACGACAACAAATCATACGGATTGGAATTGGAGGTTATTTCCGGGTTCAAAGGTCTTTCAAGAAAGATATACAATCAGAGAATACAGAAGCTCGGGCTTGTAGTTACAGGTCATACTGTATATCTGCACCCCCATAGAGTTCAAATCCTCGGCAGCACTGAAATCTCATATCTGAGATCGATTGAAAACCAGGAATGTCTGAAAATAATTAAAGAACTCTGTAAGCACGATGTGGTCTGTTTCATAGTAACACGTAATCTCAAGGTTCCGGAATATTTCCTTACAGAAACAGAAGAAAAGGGTATACCCTTACTACGCTCCAGGCTTACGACTTCAGTGTTTATTGAAAGGATCACTAAGCTTCTTGAAGAAAAACTTGCTCCTTCTACAACCGTTCACGGGGTTTTAGTAGACATTATGGGAGTTGGGATCCTGATTATAGGAAGACCGGGTATCGGAAAAAGCGAAAACGCCCTTGAACTTATTATGAGAGGACACAGACTTATAGTTGATGATGTAGTATATGTAAAAAAAATGGGCGCCATAGATCTTTATGGAGAATCGCCTGAAATGATTGAAAATCTTTTAGAGATAAGAGGTATAGGTGTCGTAGATATAGGTCGTCTTTTCGGGGTTTCTTCTGTGAGAAAGAAAATAAAGATTGATTTTGTAGTTGAACTGGTTGACTGGAACCAGAAGGAAGAGTATGACAGAATTGGTTTTCAGGAAGATAAATACAGGCTTCTGAGTATTGATTTACCATTGGTAAGGATTCCAATCAGTCCGGGGAGGAACGTATCTACAATTATTGAGCTTGCCTGTAGAAATTACATTCTTAAAAAGCAGGGGATCAATACTGCCTTAGAACTGGAGGAAAAAATGCTGAAATCCATGAAGGTGGAAGAAATATCTTGA
- the lptB gene encoding LPS export ABC transporter ATP-binding protein, with protein sequence MPEIFKLFTESVTKSYNSRKVVDDISIYIKTGEIVGLFGPNGAGKTTTFYMIIGFTKPDSGRILLNADDITTLPMFMRARRGITYLPQEPSVFKKMSVEDNLLSILEFNDMAKESMEHKVTELLEAFKLDHLSKNNADSLSGGERRRLEIARALMISPRFMLLDEPFSGIDPISVSDLKKIINGLKNKDIGILLSDHNVRDSLPICDRAYVVNNGKVLLEGTPESVAGDKMVREVYLGEEFKIDVGA encoded by the coding sequence ATGCCTGAAATATTCAAACTTTTCACTGAGAGCGTCACGAAGTCTTATAATTCACGGAAGGTAGTTGACGATATTTCCATATATATAAAAACAGGCGAGATAGTCGGATTGTTTGGTCCGAATGGTGCAGGTAAAACCACCACATTTTACATGATTATCGGATTTACGAAACCGGACAGCGGCAGAATACTTCTTAATGCTGATGATATTACTACACTGCCCATGTTTATGAGAGCAAGAAGAGGCATTACCTATCTGCCCCAGGAGCCTTCTGTCTTCAAGAAAATGAGCGTTGAGGATAATCTTTTATCTATTCTTGAATTTAACGATATGGCCAAAGAATCAATGGAACATAAGGTAACGGAACTGCTCGAGGCATTCAAGCTTGATCATTTATCCAAAAACAATGCTGACTCGCTTTCAGGGGGTGAAAGGAGAAGACTGGAGATTGCAAGAGCTCTCATGATTTCCCCCAGGTTTATGTTGCTCGATGAGCCCTTTTCAGGCATAGATCCCATATCTGTTTCCGATTTAAAAAAGATCATAAACGGTTTAAAAAATAAAGATATAGGTATACTTTTATCCGACCATAATGTAAGAGACTCTCTACCCATTTGCGACAGGGCCTATGTCGTGAATAACGGCAAGGTGCTTCTTGAAGGTACCCCGGAAAGCGTGGCAGGTGATAAGATGGTAAGAGAGGTATATTTAGGCGAGGAATTCAAAATAGATGTTGGAGCTTAA
- a CDS encoding KpsF/GutQ family sugar-phosphate isomerase, with translation MEGLDNTFERAVNIIFKCSGRVVLTGIGKSGLVCKKIASTLSSVGTPALFLHPADSLHGDLGMLQKGDVLIVVSNSGETDEVIGILPWIKRMDIATLVITGNTDSSIAQYGDVVLSINVDEACPFNIVPTSSTTATLAMGDAIAVALMEMRGFRIEDFASLHPGGTLGRKLLLKVEDLMHTGDAVPKVYQDTLMKHAILEITSKRLGVVGVYSHKEELMGIITDGDLRRAIEKQENILEKKAFDIMTSNPKTMLKDSLAVYALKKMEEFSITSLFVLDREGETNPVGIIHIHDLLKAKIV, from the coding sequence ATGGAAGGACTTGATAATACCTTTGAAAGAGCAGTCAATATCATATTTAAATGTTCAGGGAGAGTAGTGCTTACCGGTATCGGTAAATCAGGCCTTGTTTGTAAAAAAATTGCTTCAACATTGTCAAGTGTGGGCACACCTGCTTTATTCCTCCACCCTGCAGACTCGTTACATGGAGACCTTGGCATGCTGCAAAAAGGCGATGTGCTGATTGTTGTCAGCAACAGCGGAGAAACAGACGAAGTTATAGGTATACTGCCCTGGATAAAAAGAATGGATATTGCTACCCTTGTTATTACTGGTAATACAGATTCATCAATAGCACAATACGGCGATGTAGTTCTCAGTATTAATGTTGATGAAGCATGTCCTTTCAATATAGTGCCTACATCAAGTACTACTGCAACACTCGCAATGGGCGATGCAATTGCCGTAGCCCTGATGGAGATGCGGGGTTTTAGAATTGAAGACTTTGCTTCACTGCATCCCGGAGGCACGTTGGGAAGAAAGCTTTTGCTTAAGGTGGAAGACCTGATGCATACCGGAGATGCTGTGCCTAAAGTATATCAGGACACTCTTATGAAACATGCAATTCTTGAGATTACCTCAAAAAGGCTCGGAGTAGTTGGGGTTTACAGCCACAAAGAAGAGCTTATGGGCATAATAACGGATGGTGACCTGAGAAGAGCAATTGAAAAACAGGAAAACATCCTGGAAAAAAAGGCCTTTGATATAATGACAAGTAATCCGAAAACTATGTTGAAAGATTCGCTTGCAGTGTATGCGTTAAAAAAGATGGAAGAATTTTCTATAACGTCACTTTTTGTTCTGGATAGAGAGGGTGAAACAAATCCCGTCGGGATAATACATATTCACGACCTTTTGAAGGCTAAAATAGTGTAA
- a CDS encoding PTS sugar transporter subunit IIA codes for MRIEDILRESCVVSNIKSKGKKEALFELVSVLKEANLIKDVEKVVDIVLEREKLGSTGIGDGVAIPHGKMKGINNILCVFGKSKNGVDFDAVDRKPVRIFFLLLAPEDSANLHLKTLSRISKLLRDPSFKKKLMDLNDSHEIYSSIIEEDRKI; via the coding sequence ATGAGAATAGAAGATATACTCAGAGAATCCTGTGTTGTGTCAAATATAAAAAGCAAAGGGAAAAAAGAAGCCCTTTTTGAGCTTGTCAGTGTTTTAAAGGAGGCAAACCTTATCAAGGATGTTGAAAAAGTGGTTGATATTGTCCTTGAGCGCGAAAAGCTCGGCAGCACAGGAATAGGCGATGGCGTTGCAATACCTCACGGCAAGATGAAGGGCATAAACAATATCCTTTGCGTTTTTGGAAAATCAAAAAACGGTGTAGACTTTGATGCAGTTGACAGAAAACCTGTTCGGATCTTCTTCTTGCTGCTTGCACCTGAGGATTCGGCAAACCTGCATCTCAAAACATTGTCGCGCATTTCAAAACTATTGCGCGATCCTTCATTTAAAAAGAAACTTATGGATTTGAATGATTCACATGAAATATACAGCAGTATTATCGAAGAGGACAGAAAGATTTGA
- the lptC gene encoding LPS export ABC transporter periplasmic protein LptC: protein MKDRKVIVYIASGFIIASLLLALYFFVKKPVRISIPILDEEKKVIVFKDVKYSAEKKGTIDWEIIAKTARKHIDKPVIEMEDLAGKYMPKDGVVVSFKGTKGTMNTEEEKGTVENVDFIYKSGYRLTSRYMDFDFKKGLTNTSAPVDIQGTKLTLRGVGLTASTEQGIVRIERDVTGYIETDKGRYRFESDRFTYNMKENVYILDGKVIMKGQDINLLCDRLYLFSKDNEMERIDARGKVRLISKGTIAKSEKAVYYLKEDKVVLTERPKILRDNVDMEGESIVYSLSSRKFSINKPKMRMEK, encoded by the coding sequence ATGAAAGACAGAAAGGTTATTGTTTATATAGCTTCAGGGTTTATAATTGCAAGCCTCCTCTTAGCACTCTATTTTTTTGTTAAAAAACCTGTAAGAATATCTATCCCTATATTGGATGAAGAGAAAAAGGTTATTGTCTTCAAGGATGTGAAGTATTCTGCAGAGAAAAAGGGGACAATAGACTGGGAGATAATCGCAAAAACTGCGCGTAAACATATAGACAAACCGGTTATAGAGATGGAAGATCTTGCAGGTAAGTATATGCCGAAGGACGGTGTTGTTGTTTCTTTCAAAGGTACAAAAGGTACGATGAACACGGAAGAAGAAAAAGGTACTGTTGAGAATGTAGACTTTATTTATAAAAGCGGTTACAGGCTTACAAGCAGGTATATGGATTTTGATTTCAAAAAAGGACTTACAAACACGAGTGCACCTGTGGATATCCAGGGCACGAAGCTAACCCTCAGAGGTGTCGGTTTAACAGCCAGCACAGAACAGGGAATCGTAAGAATCGAAAGAGATGTTACGGGATACATAGAAACCGATAAGGGTAGATACAGATTTGAGTCTGACAGATTTACATACAATATGAAAGAAAATGTCTATATCCTTGATGGCAAAGTCATCATGAAGGGCCAGGACATAAACCTGCTGTGCGATAGACTGTATCTTTTCAGTAAAGACAACGAAATGGAAAGAATAGATGCAAGAGGAAAGGTGCGATTGATTTCCAAAGGGACTATTGCGAAAAGCGAGAAGGCAGTATATTATCTTAAAGAAGATAAGGTTGTGTTGACTGAGAGACCAAAAATATTGAGGGACAATGTGGATATGGAAGGAGAGTCAATCGTATATAGCCTTTCAAGCAGAAAATTTTCTATAAATAAACCAAAGATGAGAATGGAGAAGTAA
- the raiA gene encoding ribosome-associated translation inhibitor RaiA, translating to MDITISFRHLNPDDNLKQYAEEKLTRLQKFVEVPLDVHAVLSLERKYRYRIDVMFTLNGVVINAHEVMDDMHAAVDKILDKLERRLTRYRDKLKKYRENKPKRAVSANIEAESKIIMTKAINAKPMDPEEAIMQLEASGDSFIIFSNTEMGNICVVYKRKDGNFGLIETTGKPV from the coding sequence ATGGATATAACAATAAGTTTCAGGCATCTTAATCCGGATGATAATCTAAAACAATATGCTGAAGAAAAACTTACAAGATTACAGAAATTTGTTGAAGTGCCTCTTGATGTACATGCAGTACTTTCGCTTGAAAGAAAATACAGATATAGAATAGATGTCATGTTCACTTTGAATGGTGTTGTTATAAATGCCCATGAAGTTATGGATGATATGCATGCTGCTGTAGATAAAATACTTGATAAACTTGAAAGAAGACTCACAAGGTATCGGGATAAGCTGAAAAAATACAGAGAAAATAAGCCAAAACGCGCTGTTTCTGCAAACATAGAAGCAGAATCGAAAATTATTATGACAAAGGCTATTAATGCAAAACCAATGGACCCGGAAGAAGCCATTATGCAGCTTGAAGCATCCGGGGATAGTTTCATCATATTCAGCAATACCGAAATGGGTAATATCTGTGTAGTTTACAAGAGAAAAGACGGGAATTTTGGCCTGATTGAAACGACAGGAAAGCCTGTATGA
- the rpoN gene encoding RNA polymerase factor sigma-54: MLELKQTQRLLPVLTQQLQQAIKLLQMSQLELVEAIEQELEENPILEATEQEPAEEQIKEEENTEELFERYTSSEEFVGRDDKEYPDYENIVKKTYNLRDYLRWQIGFSFTDSNERIASEWIIENIDDNGYLVDPIPEISKASGYTTELLESVLKKVQKLDPAGIGARNLRESVFLQYESKGVKDFVFEDIMNVYFDLYPKVNVNEIVKKTGYAPDKIQDVLNKIKEFDPKPGRNFSDDFTSYIVPDVYVIKGEDGFEVYLSDDNIPDLKLNGYYIDIYAAGNVDGETKRYIKKKLKQAEWFIKSLKQRQKTLFNVSKSIVKFQEAFFERGVRFLKPMILKDIALDVGVHESTVSRITTNKYMSTQFGVFELKFFFPTGIYQEEGDQLSTNIIKDLILEYIGKEDKRNPLTDDELVSLLKTERDIKIARRTIAKYREILNIDSSRQRKVEE, from the coding sequence ATGTTGGAGCTTAAACAAACACAGAGACTTCTCCCCGTATTGACTCAGCAGCTTCAGCAGGCAATAAAACTCTTGCAAATGTCACAACTGGAATTGGTTGAGGCAATTGAACAGGAGCTCGAAGAAAATCCCATTTTAGAAGCAACCGAGCAAGAGCCTGCAGAAGAACAGATTAAGGAGGAGGAAAATACAGAAGAACTTTTTGAAAGATACACTTCTTCAGAGGAATTCGTAGGCAGAGATGATAAGGAGTATCCTGACTATGAAAATATTGTAAAAAAGACATATAATCTCAGGGATTATCTGCGTTGGCAGATAGGGTTTTCATTCACAGATTCGAATGAGCGTATAGCGTCTGAATGGATTATCGAAAATATTGATGATAATGGATATCTGGTTGATCCTATCCCGGAGATATCAAAAGCATCCGGGTACACTACGGAGTTGCTTGAAAGCGTTCTTAAAAAAGTTCAAAAGCTTGACCCTGCCGGGATTGGTGCAAGAAACCTGAGGGAATCCGTGTTTCTCCAATATGAATCAAAGGGGGTAAAGGATTTTGTATTCGAAGATATAATGAACGTATACTTTGATCTGTACCCGAAAGTAAATGTTAATGAAATTGTAAAAAAAACAGGATATGCCCCGGACAAAATCCAGGATGTTCTTAACAAAATAAAAGAGTTTGACCCGAAGCCGGGAAGAAACTTCAGTGATGATTTTACGTCTTATATTGTGCCTGATGTTTATGTAATAAAGGGAGAAGATGGTTTTGAAGTATATTTAAGCGATGATAATATACCGGATCTTAAGCTTAATGGTTACTATATAGACATTTATGCAGCCGGCAATGTTGATGGTGAAACAAAAAGATATATCAAGAAAAAACTAAAACAGGCGGAATGGTTTATAAAAAGTTTAAAGCAGCGGCAAAAAACCCTCTTCAACGTTTCGAAAAGCATCGTAAAATTCCAGGAAGCGTTCTTTGAGAGAGGTGTACGATTTTTAAAACCCATGATATTGAAAGACATTGCATTGGACGTAGGTGTCCATGAATCTACGGTAAGCCGGATAACAACTAACAAATATATGAGTACCCAGTTTGGAGTTTTTGAATTAAAATTCTTCTTTCCCACAGGTATATACCAGGAGGAAGGAGATCAACTTTCTACAAACATTATAAAGGATTTGATTTTAGAATATATTGGAAAAGAAGATAAGAGGAACCCCTTAACCGATGATGAGCTGGTTTCACTTTTGAAGACAGAACGGGACATAAAAATTGCAAGAAGAACAATCGCAAAGTATAGAGAAATACTCAATATAGACTCTTCCCGGCAAAGAAAAGTCGAGGAGTAA